The Apibacter raozihei genome contains a region encoding:
- a CDS encoding uroporphyrinogen-III synthase, translating into MKRILATSSSFPEDYDRKWKIDVIPFVSIDIYPKEKIISQIPTDIHSFIVTSKNSAKAIKDIELNGQFFVVGKSTAKKLNGQDREISFISNYSEDLLERMLETGIKNYVFFKGNLSLTTLPDILKENGIEVRGIETYKTSLTPQKVTDFYDAIIFMSPSAVKSFTSMNKIPEETLIFTSGKTTAEAVKQHGNYRVYFPEETTKESLITLINDKLDA; encoded by the coding sequence ATGAAACGTATATTAGCAACCTCTTCCTCTTTTCCGGAAGATTATGATCGGAAATGGAAGATTGATGTTATTCCTTTTGTGTCTATAGATATATATCCTAAAGAAAAAATAATTTCTCAAATTCCTACCGATATACACTCTTTTATTGTCACCAGTAAAAATTCAGCTAAAGCAATTAAAGATATTGAACTGAATGGACAATTTTTTGTAGTGGGTAAAAGTACTGCTAAAAAATTAAACGGTCAGGACAGAGAGATATCTTTTATCTCTAATTATTCTGAGGATCTTTTAGAACGAATGCTTGAAACAGGTATTAAAAATTATGTTTTTTTTAAAGGAAATTTATCCTTAACTACTCTGCCAGATATACTTAAAGAAAATGGTATTGAAGTTCGGGGTATCGAAACATACAAAACAAGCCTAACCCCTCAGAAAGTTACTGATTTTTACGATGCAATTATTTTTATGAGTCCTTCTGCAGTAAAGTCATTTACTTCTATGAATAAAATTCCTGAAGAAACTCTTATATTTACAAGCGGAAAAACTACAGCAGAGGCTGTAAAACAGCACGGAAATTACAGAGTATATTTTCCGGAAGAAACCACAAAGGAATCCTTGATTACTTTAATAAATGATAAATTAGATGCTTAA
- the hemE gene encoding uroporphyrinogen decarboxylase, which yields MLKNRLYLDALEGKEVQRPPVWMMRQAGRFLPEFRALRDQYDFFTRCQTPELAAEITLMPVKRFPIDAAILFSDILVVPQAMGMNFQMKESVGPYLEDPITCLEDIESLVNPPIQDSLGYVLDAIDITLEQLNNEIPLIGFAGSPWTILCYAIEGKGSKTFDKAKSFCFQKPEWAHKLLQKITDYTILYLEKKIEHGVHAVQIFDSWGGLLSPKDYNEFSWKYINQIVDALEQKSKVIVFGKGCWFALETMSQSKACALGVDWTISPQKAREFSGGEITLQGNFDPAKLLSSPVKIYNEAQQMVRDFGTKSYIANLGHGILPNVPVENAEAFIKAIVEFQK from the coding sequence ATGCTTAAAAACAGATTATATTTAGACGCTTTAGAAGGAAAAGAAGTACAAAGGCCTCCTGTTTGGATGATGAGACAGGCTGGTAGGTTTTTACCGGAGTTTCGTGCATTACGAGACCAATATGATTTTTTTACTAGATGCCAAACTCCAGAATTGGCTGCTGAAATAACATTAATGCCTGTAAAACGGTTTCCTATAGATGCTGCTATATTGTTTTCTGACATTCTGGTGGTTCCTCAGGCCATGGGAATGAATTTTCAAATGAAAGAATCCGTAGGACCTTATCTTGAAGACCCAATTACTTGTTTAGAAGATATTGAAAGTCTTGTTAATCCGCCCATTCAAGATAGTCTGGGATATGTGTTGGATGCCATTGATATAACTCTTGAGCAACTAAATAATGAAATTCCTTTAATTGGTTTTGCAGGAAGTCCCTGGACCATTTTGTGCTATGCTATTGAAGGTAAAGGTTCTAAAACTTTTGACAAAGCAAAATCATTCTGTTTTCAAAAACCTGAATGGGCACACAAACTTTTGCAGAAAATAACCGATTATACCATTCTGTATCTTGAAAAGAAAATTGAACACGGAGTACATGCAGTTCAAATTTTTGATAGCTGGGGAGGTTTACTGTCTCCTAAAGATTATAATGAGTTTTCATGGAAATATATTAACCAAATCGTTGATGCTCTTGAACAAAAGAGTAAAGTTATCGTATTCGGCAAAGGCTGTTGGTTTGCTTTGGAAACTATGTCTCAATCTAAAGCTTGTGCCTTAGGTGTAGACTGGACTATATCTCCTCAAAAAGCAAGAGAATTTTCCGGAGGCGAAATTACTTTACAGGGAAATTTTGATCCGGCTAAGCTACTATCATCGCCTGTGAAAATTTATAATGAAGCTCAACAGATGGTTCGTGATTTTGGAACAAAATCTTATATTGCAAATTTAGGTCATGGTATTTTACCTAATGTACCTGTTGAAAATGCTGAGGCTTTTATAAAAGCAATCGTTGAATTTCAAAAATAA
- a CDS encoding type III pantothenate kinase, with translation MLLVVNIGNSNIRLGIFKDDECVNSWVMNTKPYKTEDELFSQFKMTYRNYGINPADIEEIAVGSVVPHLTYPVRKSLARLHGVKTILVSRNTDTELTSASPQMGTDLYANAYYAHKKYCGNKIIVDFGTALTLTCVDKNGEIKGVIIAAGVVTSLNSLIGATAQLSDVEMRTPKRVLGKTTEECMQSGIVFGFLSMVEGLIDRINKELGEETYVVATGGIGHLFAPLTTKIDIYDRFHTIKGLRELYLRLNKQQD, from the coding sequence ATGCTTTTAGTTGTAAATATAGGTAATAGTAATATACGACTGGGAATTTTTAAAGACGATGAATGTGTAAATTCATGGGTTATGAATACCAAACCGTATAAAACAGAAGATGAATTGTTCTCGCAATTTAAAATGACTTATCGAAACTATGGAATCAATCCTGCTGATATAGAAGAAATAGCAGTAGGTTCGGTAGTACCGCATTTAACATATCCGGTTAGAAAATCATTAGCCCGGCTGCATGGAGTAAAAACTATTTTAGTTAGCAGGAATACTGATACCGAGTTAACTTCAGCATCACCTCAAATGGGAACAGATTTATATGCAAACGCTTATTATGCACATAAAAAATATTGCGGTAATAAAATCATAGTAGATTTTGGAACTGCTTTAACGTTGACTTGTGTGGATAAGAATGGGGAAATTAAGGGAGTTATTATTGCTGCAGGAGTTGTTACATCTTTAAACTCCTTAATAGGAGCAACTGCCCAATTGTCCGATGTAGAAATGAGAACTCCTAAAAGAGTTTTAGGAAAAACGACAGAAGAATGTATGCAAAGCGGTATAGTATTTGGTTTTTTAAGTATGGTTGAAGGATTAATTGATAGAATCAATAAGGAGCTAGGGGAAGAGACTTATGTAGTTGCAACTGGTGGAATAGGTCATCTCTTTGCTCCTCTGACTACAAAAATTGATATCTACGACCGTTTTCATACAATTAAAGGATTAAGAGAGCTTTATTTGCGCTTGAACAAGCAGCAAGATTAA
- a CDS encoding M1 family metallopeptidase, whose translation MKKIFTIGCLLMIFVIQSQMQQYYQQHVDYKMDIDVNVKDYQYSGNQTITYTNNSPDTLSVFYFHLYWNAFQPNSMMDQKLQELGKSSDGRMITKEGVSRISILKPNEIGYQKINSLKQEGVELKFTVEGTVMKVQLAKPILPHQATTFTMNWEAQVPMMIRRAGRNNPEGIDLTMTQWYPKVAEYDYEGWHTFDYIAREFQGVFGNFDVSVTIDSKYILGAGGVLLNPQEVKGYSVQSKPIVKNNKSLWHFKAENIHDFAWAADPDYTVETVQVPEGPLVYLVYQKSEKTKYWEQTKAIIPQYYQIMKENFGPYPYPTYSFIQGGDGGMEYGMCSMILGNAKSLEGLAGLMFHEGSHSWFQQILATNESMRAWMDEGFTSYAESLAMAKIFPDSVNNTPNDHIKTLTGYIGYINNRVEEPMGLFADHFKTNNGYSVAAYLKGEIFLVQLEYIVGKQNFHKIMKTYFDTWKFKHPTDRDFIHIAQKISGMDLKWYWNYMTTTTRKIDYSIKEVSENAGNTVVTLENMGEFPMPVDIYVTCADGSQKIYTIPLNMMHDAKDQEFDIPQVQLPYWKWTQKTYSFELPVKLNNIKTIEIDSTQRLADSNITNNIYKNK comes from the coding sequence ATGAAAAAAATATTTACTATCGGTTGTCTGTTAATGATCTTTGTTATACAATCTCAGATGCAGCAGTATTATCAGCAGCATGTTGATTATAAAATGGATATAGATGTCAATGTAAAAGACTATCAATACTCAGGAAACCAGACAATAACATATACTAATAATTCTCCGGATACCTTAAGTGTTTTTTATTTTCATTTATATTGGAATGCATTCCAGCCTAATTCAATGATGGATCAAAAGCTTCAGGAATTAGGGAAAAGTTCAGATGGCAGAATGATAACGAAGGAAGGTGTATCCCGCATATCAATTTTAAAGCCTAATGAAATAGGGTATCAAAAAATTAATTCGCTGAAGCAGGAAGGAGTAGAATTAAAATTCACGGTTGAAGGAACAGTGATGAAAGTTCAGTTGGCAAAACCTATTTTACCTCATCAAGCAACTACTTTTACTATGAACTGGGAGGCGCAGGTACCTATGATGATTCGAAGAGCCGGAAGAAACAACCCTGAAGGTATTGATTTAACAATGACACAATGGTATCCTAAAGTTGCGGAATATGATTATGAAGGATGGCATACTTTCGATTATATAGCCCGAGAGTTTCAGGGAGTATTTGGTAACTTTGATGTATCTGTTACTATTGATAGTAAATATATTTTGGGAGCTGGAGGAGTTTTACTAAATCCACAGGAAGTAAAAGGTTATAGCGTTCAGTCAAAACCAATAGTAAAAAACAATAAAAGCCTATGGCATTTTAAAGCTGAGAATATTCATGATTTTGCTTGGGCCGCCGATCCTGACTATACCGTAGAAACTGTTCAGGTACCTGAGGGGCCATTAGTTTATTTAGTATACCAGAAATCTGAAAAAACGAAATATTGGGAACAAACCAAAGCTATAATTCCTCAATATTATCAAATTATGAAAGAAAATTTTGGACCATATCCTTATCCTACCTATTCATTTATTCAGGGAGGAGATGGTGGTATGGAATACGGAATGTGTTCCATGATCTTAGGAAATGCTAAATCGTTGGAAGGTTTGGCCGGACTCATGTTTCATGAAGGATCACATTCGTGGTTTCAACAGATTTTAGCTACCAACGAAAGTATGAGAGCCTGGATGGATGAAGGATTTACCTCTTATGCAGAAAGTTTAGCTATGGCAAAAATATTTCCGGATTCTGTTAATAATACCCCCAACGATCACATAAAAACACTTACAGGATATATAGGCTATATTAATAACAGAGTTGAGGAGCCTATGGGGTTGTTTGCAGATCATTTTAAGACTAATAACGGATATTCCGTAGCTGCTTATCTGAAAGGTGAAATATTTCTAGTTCAATTAGAATACATTGTAGGAAAACAAAATTTTCATAAAATAATGAAAACCTATTTTGATACTTGGAAATTTAAACATCCAACGGATAGAGATTTTATTCATATTGCTCAAAAAATATCCGGAATGGATTTAAAGTGGTACTGGAATTATATGACAACAACTACTCGTAAAATAGATTACAGTATTAAAGAAGTTTCGGAAAATGCAGGGAATACAGTAGTAACTCTTGAAAATATGGGAGAATTTCCTATGCCTGTAGATATATATGTAACTTGTGCAGATGGCTCACAAAAAATATATACTATTCCTCTGAATATGATGCATGATGCCAAAGATCAGGAATTTGATATTCCTCAGGTTCAACTCCCTTATTGGAAATGGACACAAAAAACTTATTCATTTGAATTGCCAGTAAAACTTAATAATATTAAAACTATAGAAATTGATTCAACGCAACGACTTGCGGACAGTAATATCACCAATAACATTTATAAAAATAAATAA